One Psychrosphaera aestuarii DNA window includes the following coding sequences:
- a CDS encoding DUF262 domain-containing protein, with product MARLIDNLEELQSIAKERTVKTQTIEYDLETMVKKVDRNVIKLNPEYQRKHRWSVEASSRLIESLILNIPIPFIYISQDVDVDEELEDGVARYSVIDGQQRLTAIHGFFKNKYALTELDVLESLNGCTYSQLPPFLIRRLEERSIKCLRIDSTVDQQVKYDIFERLNSGSVKLEPQELRNATCRGPFKELIKKLSKNEHFTRLANLEPDGKRVQKMEDEELVLRYFALTYKDAYMEYKGGFKKFLTDKMSKLNQLKLKEIKDLEVEFSDVMKLIASHNHENPFAKYKLDDSGELKRMSKFNAAVFDAIVALYRTLYLSGKTINPEKIVELFKKPNFFEACQGSVNDVSKTQLRINLAKELV from the coding sequence ATGGCTCGATTAATTGATAATTTAGAAGAGTTACAAAGCATTGCGAAAGAGCGTACTGTTAAAACCCAAACGATTGAGTACGACTTAGAAACAATGGTCAAAAAGGTTGACCGTAATGTTATTAAACTGAATCCTGAATATCAGCGAAAGCATCGGTGGAGTGTTGAGGCCTCTTCACGGTTGATAGAAAGTTTAATTCTTAATATTCCGATACCATTCATCTATATTTCTCAAGACGTTGATGTTGACGAAGAGCTCGAAGATGGAGTTGCTCGATACTCTGTAATTGATGGTCAGCAAAGATTGACGGCTATACATGGCTTCTTTAAAAATAAGTACGCCCTTACAGAATTGGATGTATTAGAGAGTTTGAATGGCTGTACCTATAGTCAACTCCCGCCATTCTTAATACGCAGGTTAGAAGAGCGAAGTATCAAATGCTTGAGAATTGATTCTACAGTTGATCAGCAGGTTAAATATGACATATTTGAAAGATTGAACTCTGGCTCGGTAAAGTTAGAACCTCAAGAGTTAAGAAATGCCACATGCAGAGGGCCTTTTAAAGAATTAATTAAAAAACTCTCCAAAAACGAGCACTTTACTCGACTTGCAAACTTGGAGCCTGATGGCAAAAGAGTTCAAAAGATGGAAGATGAGGAGCTGGTTTTAAGATATTTCGCATTAACTTATAAAGATGCATATATGGAGTATAAAGGTGGTTTTAAAAAATTTTTAACGGATAAAATGTCGAAACTCAATCAGCTTAAATTAAAAGAAATAAAAGATTTGGAAGTTGAGTTTTCTGATGTGATGAAGCTTATAGCTAGTCACAATCATGAGAACCCATTCGCAAAATATAAGTTAGATGATTCTGGGGAACTTAAAAGAATGTCCAAGTTTAATGCAGCTGTTTTCGATGCAATTGTTGCATTATATAGGACGCTTTATTTATCAGGAAAAACTATTAACCCTGAAAAAATAGTTGAATTATTCAAAAAACCTAACTTCTTTGAGGCATGCCAAGGCAGTGTTAATGACGTTTCAAAAACCCAATTACGAATTAATTTGGCTAAAGAATTAGTATAA